Genomic DNA from Acidobacteriota bacterium:
GAGCGGCACCGGATGAGATTCTCGGTGTTGCTCGAAATCGACTGCGGATATGGGCGCAGCGGCGTCCCCTGGCACACCTCCCGTCCGCTGCGCCTGGCCCGGCGCCTGGACGATTCGCGCCACACCGCTTTCCAGGGACTGATCACTCACGCCGGGCAGTCCTATGCCGCACCCAATCCTCCCAAGATCACCAAGATCGCCCGCAAGGAGCAGGAAAACCTGGGCAAGCTCTTGCAGCGCCTGCAAGAAGTGGACATCGACTGCCCCACGGTCAGCGTGGGCTCCACCCCCACCTGCTCGCTCTTCGTGGAAGAACTGGAGGCCGCCAACGAGATCCGTCCCGGCAACTACATCTTCTATGACAGGACCCAGGCCGACCTGCAGAGCTGCCGGCCGGAGGACTGCGCCGTCAGCGTCCTGAGCACCGTTGTCTCTCACTACCCGGGCCGCAACGAGATGCTCATCGACGCCGGTGCGCTGGCCTTGAGCAAAGACCGCGGACTGGTTCGGGATGCCCGCCAGGAGATCGTCTACGGGGTCGGCCTCGACCATCCTCACCTGAGGGTGGAGAGCATCAGCCAGGAGCATGGAATCGTCGGTTCAAAGAACAATATCGACTTCCACCAGTTCCCCATCGGAACGCGGCTGCGCATCATCCCCAATCACTCCTGCCTTACAGCGGCCGGTTTTCCCGAGTATCATGTTTTTGACACGCAGGGCTTCAAAGAGGTCTGGAAGCCCGTCAGAGGATGGTGAGGGGGGCGCTCGTTTCGAGGAAGAGGAATGACGATTCGCAGCGTAGTCATCGGAGTGGTCCTGGCCGCCTTCATCGTGGCCGGCTGGGTGGCCTTCCGTCTCTACACCCGTGATCCGGCAATCGCCGGCCAGCGCCCGGACAAGCTCGAGGTGCTGTGGGAGGCGCCCGAGTTCAGCCTCATCAACAGCCGCGGAGAAACCGTTACCCGCCAGGATCTCAGCGGCTATGTATGGGTAGCGGACTTCATGTTCACCCGCTGCCCCGGCCCCTGCCCGCTCATGACCCGGGCCATGCTCGAATTGCAGGAGATCATCCAGCCCG
This window encodes:
- a CDS encoding alanine racemase, with protein sequence MTSLKDLRTPALIVDLERVEANAARMQENARRMGARLRPHVKTHKTLEAARIQTRDGFQGITVSTLAEAEFFKAGGFDDITYAFPITAAKLPAVAEIQDGIDFHIVVDHPAQIRAVEHYAERHRMRFSVLLEIDCGYGRSGVPWHTSRPLRLARRLDDSRHTAFQGLITHAGQSYAAPNPPKITKIARKEQENLGKLLQRLQEVDIDCPTVSVGSTPTCSLFVEELEAANEIRPGNYIFYDRTQADLQSCRPEDCAVSVLSTVVSHYPGRNEMLIDAGALALSKDRGLVRDARQEIVYGVGLDHPHLRVESISQEHGIVGSKNNIDFHQFPIGTRLRIIPNHSCLTAAGFPEYHVFDTQGFKEVWKPVRGW